Proteins encoded in a region of the Perca fluviatilis chromosome 6, GENO_Pfluv_1.0, whole genome shotgun sequence genome:
- the ppil3 gene encoding peptidyl-prolyl cis-trans isomerase-like 3: MAVTFHTDLGEIKIELFCERAPKSCENFLALCASGFYNGCVFHRNIKGFMVQTGDPTGTGKGGTSIWGRKFEDEYSEHLKHNVRGVVSMANNGPNTNGSQFFFTYAKQPHLDMKYTVFGKIIDGLETLDELEKLPVNEKTFRPLTETRIKDVTIHANPFAG, translated from the exons ATG GCTGTTACCTTTCATACAGATCTAGGAGAGATTAAAATCGAATTGTTTTGTGAACGGGCACCGAAATCATGCGAG aaCTTCCTTGCTTTGTGTGCCAGTGGGTTCTACAACGGCTGCGTCTTTCACCGCAATATTAAAGGTTTCATGGTTCAAACTGGAGATCCTACAG ggACAGGCAAAGGAGGAACAAGTATATGGGGCCGCAAATTTGAAGATGAGTACAGTGAACACCTAAAA CATAATGTAAGAGGAGTGGTCTCAATGGCAAACAATGGCCCCAACACAAATGGCTCCCAGTTTTTCTTCACATATGCCAAACAGCCCCATCTAGACATGAAGTACACAGTGTTTGGAAA GATTATAGATGGCCTGGAAACACTGGATGAACTGGAGAAACTGCCTGTCAATGAGAAGACATTCCGACCCCTGACTGAAACACGGATAAAGGATGTGACCATTCATGCAAACCCTTTTGCTGGATAG